One Polaribacter sp. SA4-12 genomic window carries:
- the lgt gene encoding prolipoprotein diacylglyceryl transferase has translation MSFLAIEWNPSIGIDLGFFVIRWYSLMFVAAFLLGLRLMKKIYIEDKIPEEKLDILFMYVFVSMLVGMRLGDVFFYSWSYYQNHLLEIFLPIKESANDSLFGIIKGWKFTGFTGFASHGAAIGIPIALYFYSKKHLQKPWLFILDRLAIMVALAGFFIRFGNFFNSEIYGKETGSNFGVIFKAAGETTARHPTQLYEAFSYLALFFVMWHLYWKTNKKKQTGYLFGLFMVVLWSLRFIIEFLKEPQVEIRGEEWLFSPLNTGQVLSIPLVLIGIWLMFRKK, from the coding sequence ATGAGTTTTTTAGCAATAGAGTGGAATCCTTCAATAGGGATTGATTTAGGTTTTTTTGTGATTCGTTGGTACAGTTTAATGTTCGTTGCAGCATTTTTATTGGGCTTAAGATTGATGAAAAAAATCTATATAGAAGATAAAATTCCAGAAGAAAAACTAGATATTTTATTTATGTATGTTTTTGTTTCTATGCTTGTAGGTATGCGTTTAGGAGATGTATTTTTCTATAGCTGGTCTTATTATCAAAATCATTTATTAGAAATATTTTTACCAATAAAAGAAAGTGCAAACGATTCTTTATTCGGAATAATAAAAGGATGGAAATTTACAGGTTTTACTGGTTTTGCAAGTCATGGAGCAGCAATAGGAATCCCGATTGCATTGTACTTTTATTCAAAAAAACACTTACAAAAACCTTGGTTGTTTATTTTAGATAGATTGGCAATTATGGTTGCTTTAGCAGGATTTTTTATCCGTTTTGGAAACTTTTTCAATTCAGAAATTTATGGAAAAGAAACTGGTTCTAATTTTGGAGTAATCTTTAAAGCTGCAGGAGAAACAACAGCAAGACATCCAACGCAATTATATGAAGCTTTTAGTTATTTAGCCTTGTTTTTTGTAATGTGGCACTTGTATTGGAAAACAAATAAAAAGAAGCAAACTGGTTACCTTTTTGGGTTATTTATGGTGGTTTTATGGTCTTTACGTTTCATCATAGAATTTTTAAAAGAACCACAAGTAGAAATTAGGGGAGAAGAATGGCTTTTTAGTCCTTTAAATACAGGGCAAGTTTTAAGCATTCCTTTAGTTTTAATTGGTATTTGGTTAATGTTTAGAAAAAAATAA
- a CDS encoding T9SS type A sorting domain-containing protein — protein sequence MTKKNIAIFLFFSLIQVSYNAQSLAYSGTNSFDISTSTHIGAYGIPRQEASPTGMIYGDAGKKLFLVGTGGDYVLQYSLSTDYDVSTKGAIQSYFRVNPSESNPEDVFFNSTGTKMYILGGAGDDVTEFVLNTPWDLFSIDITLDTPVVFNAEAAIDTYLSPTTSHGDNLTGFRFNNDGSKLFILDRSADHVFEFSLDTNYDISTAGSVDADIDVVGLENNGRAIEFNNDGTKLYIMGAAGDDVNTYNLATGYSLSSVTVITSTSISLPETVPNALLINNDGTKFYIAGNTDEEIKEYTLSTPYDFALSTFTVTPDDTYIFTTIERTPHGMVFNNDGTKLFVIGSSSDTVLEIHLSVPYDIGTGSLESVLSIASEEAAPLGLAFNGDGSTLFIVGNDDDGINQYALSTNFDLSSTVTKSGPFSVNITETNNENSPRDMVFNDDGSKLFLLGNRRDRVFQFSLSTNYDLSTLAADYDGNYNITSIDNSPQGIAFNSDGSKFYIAGNTGDTIYEFTLENNFDVTTGTISNTNSFSIATEEITVTDILLNDDGSRFYISGSAGDDMNQYYMKSLLPETPNDGTIDDTTNPVLITLTGDTFFASSGTFSDSEVTIGNVPEGLTVVLTLNSNTEAQLSFIGKANSHINSDEAAANLEFTFTDLAFTVNDAEDVLYAVAHTDVLSFDFIECADNEIVYNGSWSGGNNSGVPDDSATDLLLGIRVQGDITITSDTNCDCLNVENGQTLTIVDGVNLTVTNALELGGDLRLLGSAQLLQTHTGVKNASGTGNLYKDVKGTLSNVYQSGYWTSPVTTDGLTYNLFGVLKDGSTALTASNTPLDITFTGGFDGDDSTSPVTLSRKWLAKLTNSGDWSRDMTETSTLNPTEGFNKKSTGNASGQNYTFVGRPNDGEYTTDISAGNYSLLGNPYPSPIDIDVFTTENSTAINGTIYFYEAGNEIDHSRGTYLGGYATRFMSAGNSATSIDAALIGLNKVPGQYVGVGQGFFVEASATGGAITFNNNTQRDFNTPNVFFSKNQKKKKSSDFPIIRLGFEFLYNGKIYHRPISVGFRDFISSSSEYKGAEMWDYNPTDMALKLEENDLPYVITMVEKFNSNLVIPLKVKSDVNRNVTFNIDEINSLDTNVYIYDKITKIYHNITSNKAIINLDSGEYNDRFFITFNETVLGLDNEELNEFSILNKNNKLLISSKYLIDEVFIYNLLGQNVITINNSLKESKMKINTTNLKKGIYVVKVKSLKGSFTQKIIIN from the coding sequence ATGACAAAAAAAAATATTGCTATATTTTTATTTTTTTCTTTAATACAAGTGTCTTATAATGCACAAAGTTTAGCGTATTCTGGTACAAACTCTTTTGATATTTCTACTTCTACACATATTGGAGCATACGGAATTCCTAGACAAGAGGCTAGTCCTACCGGTATGATTTATGGTGATGCTGGTAAAAAGTTATTTCTTGTTGGTACGGGGGGAGATTATGTTTTGCAATATTCATTAAGCACAGATTATGATGTATCAACTAAAGGAGCCATTCAAAGTTACTTTAGGGTGAACCCAAGTGAAAGTAATCCTGAAGATGTTTTTTTTAATAGTACTGGTACAAAAATGTATATTTTAGGTGGAGCAGGAGATGATGTTACAGAATTTGTGCTAAATACACCATGGGATCTTTTTAGTATAGACATAACTTTAGATACACCAGTTGTATTTAATGCCGAAGCAGCTATAGATACTTACTTAAGCCCAACAACTAGTCATGGAGACAATTTAACGGGTTTTAGGTTTAATAATGATGGTTCTAAATTATTTATTTTAGATAGAAGTGCAGATCATGTTTTTGAGTTTAGCCTAGATACAAATTACGATATTAGTACTGCCGGAAGTGTAGATGCAGATATTGATGTTGTAGGATTAGAAAATAATGGTAGAGCAATAGAATTTAATAATGATGGCACAAAACTATACATAATGGGTGCTGCAGGAGATGATGTAAATACTTATAATTTAGCAACTGGTTATTCTCTATCATCGGTTACAGTTATTACATCAACATCAATTTCACTACCTGAAACTGTTCCTAATGCATTATTAATTAATAATGACGGTACAAAATTCTATATTGCAGGTAATACTGATGAAGAAATAAAAGAATACACATTAAGTACACCTTATGATTTTGCACTTTCAACATTTACAGTAACACCAGATGATACCTATATATTTACTACAATTGAAAGAACTCCACATGGTATGGTTTTTAATAATGATGGTACAAAACTATTTGTTATAGGTTCCTCTTCAGACACAGTACTAGAAATTCACCTTTCTGTACCTTATGATATTGGTACAGGTTCTTTAGAAAGTGTTTTATCCATTGCTTCTGAAGAAGCAGCACCTTTAGGATTAGCTTTTAACGGTGATGGTTCAACTTTATTTATAGTTGGTAATGATGATGATGGAATTAATCAATATGCACTTTCCACTAATTTCGACTTATCTTCTACGGTAACAAAATCTGGTCCTTTTTCCGTTAATATTACTGAAACAAATAACGAAAATAGTCCAAGAGATATGGTTTTTAATGATGATGGATCTAAACTATTTTTACTGGGAAATAGAAGAGATAGAGTTTTTCAATTTTCATTATCTACTAATTATGATTTATCAACACTTGCAGCCGACTATGATGGAAATTATAATATAACTTCTATAGATAACTCCCCGCAAGGAATTGCTTTTAATAGTGATGGAAGTAAGTTTTATATAGCTGGTAATACAGGAGATACTATTTACGAATTTACTTTAGAAAATAATTTTGATGTAACTACAGGTACAATATCAAATACAAATTCTTTTTCTATAGCTACAGAAGAAATCACAGTTACAGATATTCTTTTAAATGATGATGGTTCAAGATTTTATATCTCTGGTAGTGCTGGTGATGATATGAATCAATATTATATGAAATCATTATTACCAGAAACACCAAATGATGGTACTATAGATGATACTACAAATCCTGTTTTAATAACATTAACAGGAGATACTTTTTTCGCTAGTTCAGGTACATTTTCAGATTCTGAGGTTACTATTGGTAATGTACCAGAAGGACTAACAGTAGTTTTAACTCTTAACTCAAATACAGAAGCCCAATTAAGTTTTATAGGAAAAGCAAATAGTCATATAAATAGTGATGAGGCTGCAGCAAATTTAGAATTTACATTTACAGATTTAGCTTTTACAGTTAATGATGCCGAAGATGTATTATATGCAGTTGCACATACAGATGTTCTTAGTTTTGACTTTATAGAATGTGCAGATAATGAAATTGTATATAACGGAAGTTGGTCTGGTGGAAATAATTCTGGTGTGCCCGATGACAGTGCTACAGATTTACTTTTAGGAATAAGAGTACAAGGCGATATAACAATTACATCAGATACAAACTGTGATTGTTTAAATGTAGAAAACGGTCAAACTTTAACAATTGTAGATGGAGTAAACTTAACAGTTACAAATGCTCTAGAGTTAGGTGGAGATTTACGTTTGTTAGGCTCTGCACAACTATTACAAACACATACTGGAGTTAAAAATGCATCTGGGACAGGTAATTTGTATAAAGACGTAAAAGGTACTTTATCAAACGTTTATCAAAGTGGTTATTGGACATCTCCTGTTACTACCGATGGTTTAACATATAATTTATTTGGTGTTTTAAAAGATGGGTCAACTGCATTAACAGCATCTAATACGCCTTTAGATATTACTTTTACAGGAGGTTTTGATGGTGATGATTCGACTTCTCCAGTTACTTTAAGTAGAAAATGGTTAGCTAAACTGACAAACTCAGGAGATTGGTCAAGAGATATGACAGAAACTTCAACGCTAAACCCTACAGAAGGTTTTAATAAAAAAAGCACAGGAAATGCTTCTGGACAAAATTATACTTTTGTTGGTAGGCCAAATGATGGTGAATATACAACTGATATATCTGCTGGAAATTATAGTTTGTTAGGAAACCCTTACCCTTCACCAATTGATATAGATGTTTTTACAACTGAAAATTCCACTGCCATAAATGGAACTATATATTTTTATGAAGCAGGTAATGAAATAGATCATTCTAGAGGTACCTATTTAGGTGGTTATGCAACCCGTTTTATGTCTGCCGGTAATTCAGCTACTTCAATAGATGCAGCTTTAATTGGTCTTAATAAAGTTCCAGGGCAATATGTTGGTGTTGGTCAAGGTTTTTTTGTAGAAGCTTCTGCTACTGGTGGTGCAATTACATTTAATAATAATACTCAAAGAGATTTTAATACACCAAATGTTTTCTTTAGTAAAAACCAGAAAAAGAAAAAATCATCAGACTTTCCAATTATAAGATTAGGTTTCGAGTTTTTATATAATGGAAAAATTTACCATAGACCAATTTCAGTTGGTTTTAGAGATTTTATAAGTTCTTCTAGTGAATATAAAGGAGCAGAAATGTGGGATTATAACCCAACCGATATGGCTTTAAAATTAGAAGAGAATGACTTACCCTATGTTATTACTATGGTTGAAAAATTCAACTCTAATTTGGTGATTCCATTAAAGGTTAAAAGTGATGTAAATAGAAATGTTACATTTAATATTGATGAAATTAATAGTTTAGATACAAACGTTTATATATATGATAAAATTACTAAAATCTATCATAATATCACTTCTAACAAAGCAATAATTAATCTTGATTCAGGTGAGTATAATGATCGTTTCTTTATCACTTTTAATGAAACTGTATTAGGGTTAGATAATGAAGAGTTAAATGAGTTTTCAATTCTAAATAAAAATAATAAATTATTAATTTCATCTAAATATTTAATAGATGAGGTTTTTATTTATAATTTATTAGGTCAAAATGTTATAACCATAAATAATTCTTTAAAAGAATCAAAGATGAAAATAAATACTACTAATTTAAAGAAAGGTATTTATGTTGTAAAGGTTAAAAGCTTAAAAGGTAGTTTTACTCAAAAAATTATTATCAACTAA
- the yidD gene encoding membrane protein insertion efficiency factor YidD, with amino-acid sequence MKKILSFPFILLVRFYQTAISPFTPSTCRYSPTCSHYTIEALQKHGLFKGGWLALKRIFSCHPWGGSGYDPVPDKKE; translated from the coding sequence TTGAAAAAAATACTTTCATTTCCATTCATATTGTTGGTACGCTTTTATCAAACCGCAATTTCACCATTTACACCATCAACTTGTAGATACAGTCCTACGTGTTCACATTATACTATAGAGGCGTTACAAAAACATGGTTTATTTAAAGGAGGTTGGTTAGCGTTAAAAAGAATATTTAGTTGCCATCCTTGGGGTGGAAGTGGTTATGATCCAGTGCCAGATAAGAAAGAATAA
- the cysS gene encoding cysteine--tRNA ligase — protein MELYKENQLKVYNSLTKTKEDFKTITDGYVGMYVCGPTVYSNAHLGNVRTFMFFDVVYRYLLHLGYKVRYVRNITDAGHLENDADEGEDRIAKKARIEKIEPMEVVQRYTVDFHDVLKNYNFLPPSIEPTATGHIVEQIEMIKEIMDKGFAYEVNGSVYFDVLEYNKKENYGILSGRKVEDLIHNTRTLDGQSDKKNPQDFALWKKADERHIMRWPSPWSDGFPGWHLECSVMSTKYLGESFDIHGGGMDLKFPHHECEIAQSKTCSGKTPVNYWMHTNMLLLNSQKMAKSTGNFILPNEILSGENDLLPKAFSASVVRFFNLQANYRSILDFSGDALEASEKGHSKLMEAVNFIPKIEAGKTSTFDVQKWKKACYSAMNDDFNTPILIANLFDAVKVINLIKEQKASLTSDDLEELKTTINAFVFDVLGLMNENSQDNSEKINGVVELLIKLRKEARENKDWALSDQIRDELIALGIQLKDGKEGTTFLIN, from the coding sequence ATGGAACTCTACAAAGAAAATCAACTTAAAGTATATAACTCTTTAACCAAAACTAAAGAGGATTTTAAAACCATAACAGACGGATACGTAGGTATGTACGTTTGTGGTCCCACAGTTTATAGCAACGCACATTTAGGTAATGTTAGAACCTTTATGTTCTTCGATGTTGTGTATAGATACCTATTACATTTAGGCTATAAAGTGCGTTATGTGCGTAATATTACAGATGCTGGTCATTTAGAAAACGATGCAGATGAAGGTGAAGACCGAATTGCGAAGAAAGCACGTATCGAAAAAATTGAGCCAATGGAAGTTGTACAGCGTTACACTGTAGACTTTCATGATGTATTAAAAAACTACAACTTTTTACCACCAAGTATAGAGCCAACTGCAACAGGTCATATTGTTGAGCAGATAGAAATGATTAAAGAAATCATGGATAAAGGTTTTGCTTATGAAGTAAATGGTTCTGTATATTTTGATGTTTTAGAATACAATAAAAAAGAAAATTACGGAATCCTTTCTGGAAGAAAAGTGGAAGATTTAATTCACAATACCAGAACTTTAGACGGACAATCAGATAAGAAAAACCCACAAGATTTTGCACTTTGGAAAAAAGCAGACGAGCGTCATATTATGCGTTGGCCTTCACCTTGGAGTGATGGTTTTCCTGGTTGGCATTTAGAATGTTCTGTAATGAGTACAAAATATTTAGGCGAAAGTTTTGATATTCATGGAGGTGGAATGGATTTAAAATTCCCTCATCACGAATGTGAAATTGCACAATCTAAAACGTGTAGTGGTAAAACGCCCGTTAATTATTGGATGCACACAAATATGCTGTTGTTAAATAGCCAGAAAATGGCAAAATCTACAGGAAATTTTATTTTACCAAATGAAATTTTAAGTGGAGAAAACGACCTTTTACCAAAAGCATTTTCTGCAAGTGTAGTTCGTTTCTTTAATTTGCAAGCCAATTATAGAAGCATCTTAGATTTTTCTGGAGACGCTTTAGAAGCATCAGAAAAAGGACATTCTAAACTGATGGAAGCTGTTAATTTTATTCCTAAAATTGAAGCAGGAAAAACATCTACGTTTGATGTTCAAAAATGGAAAAAAGCATGTTATTCAGCAATGAATGACGATTTTAATACACCTATTTTAATTGCAAATTTATTTGATGCTGTTAAAGTTATCAACCTAATAAAAGAGCAAAAAGCAAGTTTAACTTCGGATGATTTAGAAGAACTTAAAACAACTATAAATGCCTTTGTATTTGATGTTTTAGGATTGATGAATGAAAATTCTCAAGACAATTCAGAAAAAATAAATGGAGTCGTAGAATTGTTAATCAAATTAAGAAAAGAGGCAAGAGAAAATAAAGATTGGGCATTGTCAGATCAAATTAGAGACGAGTTAATTGCATTAGGAATTCAATTAAAAGACGGTAAAGAAGGCACCACTTTTTTAATAAATTAA